Proteins encoded within one genomic window of Halobacteroides halobius DSM 5150:
- a CDS encoding FliA/WhiG family RNA polymerase sigma factor encodes MAGINKLSEDKLWKKYKQNDSQAAKEELILRYIPLIKHIVGKIMVTIPDEYTFDDLVNYGVLGLIDAMKRFDYQRGIKFSTYALPRIKGAIYDELRRLDWVPTSIRRQAKEFAEVLGRLENKLGRSPTDEELKEELNLTNNEYNKLLARINISDNISLDKVITQQKNGLKIKDIIKSVSQEEPDQIFSYNETKRILGEAIDKLPDKEKLVISLYYHDDLTLQEIGEVMELTTARISQLHTKAIFRLRGHLSRKKDLLLG; translated from the coding sequence ATGGCGGGGATTAATAAATTGTCTGAAGATAAATTATGGAAAAAATATAAGCAAAATGATTCACAAGCAGCTAAAGAAGAATTAATTTTAAGATATATACCTCTAATTAAACATATTGTAGGTAAAATTATGGTCACTATTCCAGATGAATATACTTTTGATGACTTGGTCAACTATGGTGTCTTAGGTTTAATTGATGCAATGAAGCGTTTTGATTATCAACGGGGAATAAAGTTTTCTACTTATGCGCTACCAAGGATTAAGGGTGCTATTTATGATGAGTTAAGAAGATTAGATTGGGTTCCAACTAGTATCAGAAGGCAAGCAAAGGAATTTGCTGAAGTTTTAGGCAGATTAGAGAATAAGTTAGGCCGCTCTCCTACTGATGAGGAATTGAAAGAAGAATTAAATCTAACCAATAATGAATATAACAAACTGCTAGCCCGGATTAATATTTCTGACAATATATCTTTAGATAAAGTTATTACCCAACAGAAAAATGGACTAAAGATTAAAGATATAATTAAGAGTGTCTCTCAAGAGGAACCTGACCAGATATTTAGTTATAATGAGACAAAAAGAATTCTAGGAGAAGCAATTGATAAGTTACCAGATAAAGAGAAATTAGTAATTAGTCTTTACTATCATGATGATCTAACATTACAAGAAATAGGTGAGGTTATGGAGCTAACAACAGCTAGAATCTCTCAATTACATACGAAAGCTATTTTTAGATTAAGGGGGCATTTAAGTAGAAAGAAAGATTTATTATTAGGCTAA
- a CDS encoding FapA family protein: MINQKVRVEGDTKEEALTKAYQLIQQQVDKEFDKSNISLNLVKEEKRLWGLMGTKKVYQAVLKLREETDIDGDFNILIKEEGIFLEVIQPQGDGAGVSLAAIEEQITEKEIIEVDQEAVSEALTLGQEKIKIAERKPELDRDAEINLEISDDQLKAYLDYIPALGGKKLTADEIIDQVKERGVIFGLREEEFRAKFNQDKELESFLIAQGEEPTPGEDGQLDFKFDLDRQEQKVNLKEDGTADFYNLNRIVNVESGDLLVEKIPPVEGKAGTSVKGQEMPPKPVEEAEIPVGENVSLSDDGLFLEAEMEGQVVYTNQVVSVTKIHKVNGNVNLETGNIDFNGSVIINGNIEDGMEVKATGNIHVKGCVYNAQVESGGQITINKGFIAGDKGYLKAEGDIEVKFVENGIVETKGSLIVKQAIMHSQANARKKVIVEEGKGLIVGGEIRAGIEISAKEIGSNLATPTEIGVGVTPQLRDEYNKVKSKLETKKEKLEETIKNINLLNKQEAKGRLEGKKEQLLQQLTNQRNILSRKVKRLKTEQKELTNRLEEDVNARVKVKKTIYSGVNIMIGNQYKKIKKKNTHVQYYAGDEEIKSASY; encoded by the coding sequence TTGATTAATCAAAAGGTAAGGGTTGAGGGGGATACTAAAGAAGAAGCACTAACAAAAGCCTATCAATTAATTCAACAGCAAGTAGATAAGGAATTTGATAAAAGTAATATTTCTTTAAATCTTGTAAAAGAAGAGAAGAGACTATGGGGGTTAATGGGAACTAAGAAGGTCTATCAAGCTGTATTAAAGCTAAGGGAAGAAACTGATATTGATGGTGATTTTAATATCTTAATAAAAGAAGAGGGCATTTTTTTAGAGGTAATACAGCCTCAAGGCGATGGAGCTGGAGTTAGCTTGGCTGCAATAGAAGAGCAAATAACAGAAAAAGAGATTATTGAAGTTGATCAAGAAGCAGTTAGTGAAGCATTAACCCTTGGTCAAGAAAAGATAAAGATTGCTGAAAGAAAGCCAGAGTTAGATCGTGATGCAGAAATAAATCTAGAGATTAGTGATGATCAATTAAAGGCTTATTTAGATTATATTCCAGCATTAGGTGGTAAGAAATTGACAGCAGATGAAATTATAGATCAGGTCAAAGAAAGGGGCGTTATATTTGGTCTTAGAGAAGAGGAGTTTAGGGCCAAATTTAATCAAGATAAGGAATTAGAGAGCTTTTTAATAGCCCAAGGAGAAGAGCCCACTCCTGGTGAAGATGGCCAGCTTGATTTTAAATTTGACTTAGACCGTCAAGAGCAAAAGGTCAATTTAAAAGAAGACGGAACAGCAGATTTTTATAATTTGAATCGTATTGTTAATGTTGAATCTGGTGATTTGTTAGTAGAAAAAATTCCACCTGTAGAGGGGAAAGCTGGAACTTCAGTCAAGGGCCAAGAAATGCCACCTAAACCAGTTGAAGAAGCAGAAATACCTGTTGGAGAAAATGTAAGCTTAAGTGATGATGGATTATTTTTAGAGGCAGAAATGGAAGGGCAGGTTGTTTATACTAATCAAGTTGTTAGTGTGACTAAGATTCATAAAGTAAATGGTAATGTAAATTTAGAAACAGGAAATATTGATTTTAATGGTAGTGTAATAATTAATGGAAATATAGAAGATGGAATGGAAGTTAAAGCTACAGGAAATATTCATGTTAAAGGTTGTGTTTATAATGCTCAGGTGGAATCTGGGGGCCAAATCACAATAAATAAAGGTTTTATTGCTGGAGATAAAGGTTATTTAAAAGCTGAAGGTGATATTGAGGTTAAATTTGTCGAGAATGGAATAGTAGAAACTAAAGGTAGCTTAATAGTTAAACAGGCGATTATGCATAGTCAAGCTAATGCTAGGAAGAAAGTAATAGTTGAAGAAGGTAAGGGGTTAATAGTCGGGGGAGAGATTAGAGCTGGAATTGAGATTAGTGCTAAAGAAATAGGGTCTAATTTAGCTACTCCAACTGAAATTGGGGTTGGTGTCACTCCTCAGTTGAGAGATGAGTATAATAAGGTTAAAAGTAAATTAGAAACGAAAAAAGAAAAGTTAGAGGAGACAATAAAGAATATAAACTTATTAAATAAACAGGAGGCTAAGGGCAGACTAGAGGGAAAAAAAGAGCAGCTACTACAGCAATTAACTAACCAAAGAAATATTCTTTCCAGGAAAGTTAAGCGATTAAAGACTGAACAAAAAGAATTAACAAATAGATTAGAAGAAGATGTAAATGCAAGGGTGAAAGTCAAGAAGACTATTTACTCTGGAGTTAATATTATGATTGGAAATCAGTATAAAAAGATAAAGAAGAAAAATACGCATGTGCAGTATTATGCTGGTGATGAAGAGATTAAGTCTGCTTCTTATTAA
- a CDS encoding DUF2802 domain-containing protein produces the protein MEYIISNIDYILFGIGIIIIFISLFLTYRVDSDNDEYYIESELLSKIREVKEDIEESLANKEFKEVLDEEIKPNKFNQEVTSLKRLAKDLDQKVEKIANKLDRLEGRFDNSFQKKFSTKPSQENDSVKSKEYKKIKKLVDEGYTLAEVAQKLDMGNREVRLIWKFNSRGSK, from the coding sequence ATGGAATATATAATTAGTAATATCGATTATATACTATTTGGAATAGGAATTATAATAATATTTATTTCTTTATTTTTAACTTATAGAGTTGATAGTGATAATGATGAATATTATATTGAATCAGAATTATTATCAAAAATTAGGGAAGTAAAAGAAGATATAGAGGAGAGTTTAGCTAATAAAGAATTTAAAGAAGTATTAGATGAGGAGATTAAACCTAATAAGTTTAATCAAGAAGTCACTTCACTAAAAAGATTAGCTAAAGATCTAGACCAGAAGGTAGAAAAAATAGCTAATAAATTAGATAGATTAGAAGGACGATTTGATAATAGTTTCCAGAAAAAGTTTTCAACTAAGCCAAGCCAAGAAAATGACTCTGTAAAATCTAAAGAGTACAAAAAGATTAAGAAATTAGTTGATGAAGGTTATACTCTAGCTGAAGTAGCTCAGAAGTTAGATATGGGTAATAGAGAAGTAAGACTAATTTGGAAGTTCAATTCACGGGGGTCAAAATAA
- a CDS encoding periplasmic solute-binding protein — protein MLRHILLGVGITLIVVALVLMGVNVAQPSFDNSKNRINNKRQTIIKEARKLGMAFPGENYQSGISLEQNIDLEKVISSLAKEKSKQSNSVKDHLREIIINIPQGMNGRQVAGLLVSKGLLKNKTKFIKTLNKFNIENKIMAGRYTFSSQASFIEILLVLIAPKEDIK, from the coding sequence ATGTTGCGACATATATTATTGGGGGTTGGGATTACATTAATTGTGGTAGCTTTAGTTTTAATGGGGGTTAATGTAGCTCAACCTTCTTTTGATAATTCTAAGAATAGAATTAATAATAAGCGGCAAACTATAATTAAGGAAGCCAGAAAACTAGGGATGGCTTTTCCTGGTGAAAATTATCAATCAGGAATCTCTTTAGAGCAGAATATAGATTTAGAAAAGGTTATTAGTTCATTAGCAAAAGAAAAATCTAAGCAATCAAATAGTGTTAAGGATCATTTGCGAGAAATCATAATTAATATTCCACAAGGAATGAATGGTAGACAAGTAGCAGGTTTGTTAGTAAGTAAAGGTCTTTTGAAAAATAAGACTAAATTTATAAAAACATTAAATAAATTCAATATAGAAAATAAAATTATGGCGGGGAGATATACTTTTTCTAGCCAAGCTTCCTTTATAGAGATATTATTGGTATTAATTGCTCCTAAGGAGGATATAAAATAG
- the rpsB gene encoding 30S ribosomal protein S2, which produces MSVVTMKQLLETGVHFGHRTRRWNPKMDPYIFTERNGIYIVDLEQTVKLTEVAYDFIRDLASEGKEILFVGTKKQAKQTIKQEAEKCGMPYVSERWLGGMLTNYQTISKRIRRLEEIEQMEEDGLFEVLPNKEVIELERERDKLERFLGGVRHMDGLPDAIFLADPRQEEIAVAEANKLGIPVVAIVDTNCDPDLIDYVIPGNDDAIRAVKLLTGIMADAVLEGKQGNVEEAEVEAEATSEEDTEE; this is translated from the coding sequence ATGTCAGTAGTTACTATGAAGCAACTATTAGAAACAGGTGTTCATTTTGGACATCGAACTAGACGTTGGAATCCAAAGATGGATCCATATATTTTTACAGAAAGAAATGGGATCTATATAGTAGATCTTGAACAAACAGTTAAGTTAACTGAGGTAGCTTATGATTTTATAAGAGATTTAGCAAGTGAAGGAAAAGAAATTTTATTTGTTGGAACTAAAAAACAAGCTAAGCAAACAATTAAGCAAGAAGCTGAAAAATGCGGTATGCCATATGTTAGTGAAAGATGGCTTGGTGGTATGTTAACTAACTACCAAACTATTAGTAAACGAATCAGAAGATTAGAAGAGATAGAGCAAATGGAAGAAGATGGATTATTTGAAGTTTTACCTAATAAAGAAGTTATCGAATTAGAGAGAGAAAGAGATAAATTAGAGCGGTTCTTAGGTGGTGTTCGTCATATGGACGGACTACCTGATGCTATCTTTTTAGCTGACCCTCGTCAAGAGGAGATCGCGGTAGCAGAAGCTAATAAATTAGGTATTCCAGTAGTAGCTATTGTGGATACTAATTGTGATCCTGATTTAATTGACTATGTAATTCCAGGTAATGATGATGCTATTAGAGCGGTTAAACTATTAACTGGCATAATGGCAGATGCAGTATTAGAAGGTAAACAAGGTAATGTAGAAGAAGCTGAAGTTGAAGCTGAAGCTACTAGTGAAGAAGATACTGAAGAATAA
- the tsf gene encoding translation elongation factor Ts: protein MGISTADIKELREQTGAGMLDCKKALEENDGDLDEAVDYLRKQGIASAEKKAGRTASEGLASVKAEGNQAVIAEINSETDFAAKNDKFQEVVDQMTTHLLTKQPADVDEALNQTLVGSDKTVEEYFNEAISQIGENLSFRRFKLIERAADEVFGTYIHMGGNIGVLTLLEGGDEDLARNVAMHIAAANPDYLSRDDVPAEDVEKEKQVLQEQAENEGKPEHIVEQIVKGRLNKFYNQNCLVEQEYIRDTDKTVGDLLSEADATIKESVRYEVGEGIEVEEEDFAEEVMSEVNEVNK from the coding sequence ATGGGAATTTCTACAGCAGATATTAAAGAATTAAGAGAACAAACTGGAGCAGGAATGTTAGATTGTAAGAAAGCATTAGAAGAAAATGATGGAGATTTAGATGAGGCAGTTGATTATTTAAGAAAGCAAGGTATTGCTTCTGCAGAAAAGAAGGCTGGTCGAACTGCTTCTGAAGGTTTAGCATCTGTTAAAGCTGAAGGAAATCAAGCAGTAATTGCTGAGATTAATTCTGAGACTGACTTTGCTGCTAAAAATGATAAATTTCAAGAAGTTGTTGATCAGATGACTACTCATCTATTAACTAAGCAGCCAGCTGATGTAGATGAAGCATTAAATCAAACTCTAGTTGGTTCAGATAAGACAGTTGAAGAATACTTTAATGAAGCTATTTCTCAAATTGGAGAAAATCTTTCTTTCCGTCGTTTTAAATTGATCGAAAGAGCAGCTGATGAGGTATTTGGTACATATATTCATATGGGTGGTAATATTGGAGTTTTAACTTTACTTGAAGGTGGAGATGAGGACTTGGCCCGGAATGTAGCTATGCATATTGCTGCTGCTAATCCAGATTACTTATCTAGAGATGATGTTCCAGCAGAAGATGTAGAAAAAGAAAAGCAGGTATTACAAGAGCAAGCTGAAAATGAAGGAAAGCCAGAACATATTGTAGAACAGATTGTTAAAGGTAGGTTAAATAAGTTTTATAATCAAAATTGTTTAGTAGAACAAGAATATATTAGAGACACTGATAAAACAGTAGGAGATTTATTATCTGAAGCTGATGCTACAATTAAAGAGTCTGTTCGTTATGAAGTTGGAGAAGGAATTGAAGTTGAGGAAGAAGATTTTGCTGAAGAAGTTATGAGTGAAGTTAATGAGGTTAACAAGTAG
- the pyrH gene encoding UMP kinase, translated as MSETEYSRVIIKLSGAALSGNQDYGIDPQFIESIAQEIKDAIATGVEIAIVVGGGNIFRGIAGSAQGMDRATADYMGMLATVMNSLALQDSLETLGLSTRVQTAIAMREVAEPYIRRRAIRHLEKGRVVIFAAGTGNPFFSTDTTAALRAAEIDADAILMAKDVDGIYDSDPEQNPNAVKFKELDYIDVLNRGLGVMDSTAVSLCMDNSIPLVVFGLSKDGNIKRAVLGEKVGTFVK; from the coding sequence ATGTCAGAAACAGAATATTCAAGGGTAATTATTAAATTAAGTGGAGCTGCTTTAAGTGGAAATCAGGATTATGGTATTGACCCTCAATTTATTGAGTCTATTGCACAAGAAATCAAAGATGCAATAGCAACAGGAGTAGAAATAGCCATCGTAGTTGGCGGAGGAAATATTTTCAGAGGGATAGCTGGTAGTGCTCAAGGTATGGATCGTGCTACAGCTGATTATATGGGAATGTTAGCTACTGTAATGAATTCTCTAGCTTTACAAGATTCTTTGGAGACACTAGGATTATCTACTAGAGTACAGACTGCAATTGCTATGAGAGAAGTAGCTGAACCATATATTAGGCGTAGAGCTATTCGTCATTTAGAAAAAGGGAGAGTAGTTATCTTTGCAGCTGGAACTGGTAACCCTTTCTTTTCTACTGATACAACAGCAGCTTTAAGAGCAGCTGAGATTGATGCAGATGCTATTTTGATGGCTAAAGATGTAGATGGTATTTATGATTCTGATCCTGAACAGAATCCCAATGCAGTTAAATTTAAAGAATTAGATTATATTGATGTTTTAAATCGTGGTTTAGGAGTTATGGATTCTACTGCTGTATCTTTATGTATGGATAATAGTATTCCTTTAGTTGTTTTTGGCTTATCAAAGGATGGAAACATTAAAAGAGCTGTACTAGGTGAAAAAGTAGGTACTTTTGTTAAATAG
- the frr gene encoding ribosome recycling factor, protein MIKGVMNDTRKKMEEVLESIEGNFAKIRTGRARPSLVEDIKAEYYGQVTPLNQMAQISVPEARQLVINPYDNNALEDIEKAILKSDLDLTPNTDGDLIRINIPELTEERRKKLAKLADEKAEEGRIAIREVRREANNELEDLESSGEISEDNYHRGLDNVQQITDEYINKVDTLLDKKKSAIMSV, encoded by the coding sequence ATGATTAAAGGTGTAATGAATGATACACGTAAAAAGATGGAAGAAGTACTTGAAAGTATTGAAGGAAACTTTGCTAAAATTAGGACTGGAAGAGCTAGACCTTCTTTAGTAGAAGATATCAAAGCAGAGTATTATGGCCAGGTAACACCACTTAATCAAATGGCTCAAATTTCTGTTCCTGAGGCTCGTCAACTAGTTATTAATCCTTATGATAATAATGCTCTTGAAGATATTGAAAAAGCAATTTTAAAGTCTGATTTAGATTTAACACCTAATACTGATGGTGATTTAATTAGAATTAATATTCCTGAATTAACTGAGGAAAGAAGAAAAAAATTAGCTAAATTAGCTGATGAAAAAGCTGAAGAAGGAAGGATAGCTATTAGAGAAGTTAGACGAGAAGCTAACAATGAACTAGAAGATCTAGAGTCTAGTGGGGAAATCTCTGAAGATAATTACCATCGTGGGTTAGATAATGTTCAACAAATAACTGACGAATATATTAATAAAGTTGATACATTATTAGATAAGAAAAAATCAGCAATTATGAGTGTATAA
- a CDS encoding isoprenyl transferase, translating to MGQIFDWFKNLLVNSEASDVNVPLDKQIIPKHIALIMDGNGRWAKKQGYPRSRGHQVGVNTLKKIVQIASNLGVKYITTYAFSTENWQRPQKEIDFLMNLFKKTFAKEADNFNQNNIKVNIIGRKDRLPDSVLEQVRKIMKLTSDNNGLTLNIALDYGGRAEIIKAVKEMIENTKQEKLSETRLANGLYTSSQPDPDLLIRPGGEKRISNFLIWQIAYTELYFTDIYWPEFGEEEFLKAIKEYQKRNRRFGGLKEE from the coding sequence ATGGGGCAGATTTTCGATTGGTTTAAGAATTTGTTGGTTAATTCTGAAGCTTCTGACGTGAATGTGCCACTTGATAAGCAAATTATACCTAAACATATAGCTTTGATTATGGATGGTAACGGGCGCTGGGCCAAAAAACAAGGGTACCCTCGTAGTAGGGGGCATCAAGTAGGAGTTAATACTTTAAAAAAGATTGTACAGATAGCTAGTAATTTGGGAGTTAAATACATCACTACCTATGCTTTTTCGACAGAAAATTGGCAACGGCCTCAAAAAGAAATAGATTTTTTAATGAATTTATTTAAAAAAACATTTGCTAAGGAAGCAGATAACTTTAATCAAAATAATATTAAGGTCAATATTATTGGCCGAAAAGATAGATTACCTGATTCTGTTTTAGAGCAAGTGAGAAAAATCATGAAATTAACTAGTGATAATAACGGTTTAACACTTAATATTGCTCTAGATTATGGTGGACGGGCTGAGATAATAAAAGCAGTCAAAGAAATGATTGAAAATACTAAACAAGAAAAGTTAAGTGAAACAAGACTGGCTAATGGATTATATACTTCTAGTCAACCAGATCCTGATTTATTGATTAGGCCAGGTGGTGAAAAACGGATTAGTAATTTTCTTATCTGGCAGATAGCTTATACTGAATTATATTTTACAGATATTTATTGGCCAGAATTTGGAGAGGAAGAGTTTTTAAAAGCAATTAAAGAATATCAAAAACGAAATAGACGTTTTGGTGGACTTAAAGAAGAGTAG
- a CDS encoding phosphatidate cytidylyltransferase yields the protein MLIKRVLSTILGVPLLVLIFKIGGWIFFGFNLLVIAVGMNEYYKLVEAKGIKVNKILGVLLGWLLNSAIYFGFSSQQIIALLMLGLVIILLKQILIKLDKAVILTTATTYFGVFYMAGLFSYLTLLYNLQFETLQSSAIIIWLPILATWVTDTGAYFIGKSLGQNPLAPKISPNKTIEGAIGGVVSSILITILFSVYLDFGYLSGIVLGTLIGTFAQLGDLSESAFKRDAQIKDSGNLIPGHGGLLDRIDSLLFVLPVAYYYLELVLS from the coding sequence ATGCTAATCAAAAGGGTGTTAAGTACTATTTTAGGGGTTCCCTTATTAGTACTTATTTTTAAAATTGGTGGCTGGATTTTTTTTGGATTTAATTTATTGGTTATAGCTGTAGGAATGAATGAGTATTATAAATTAGTAGAAGCTAAAGGAATTAAGGTAAATAAAATTTTAGGAGTTTTATTGGGTTGGTTATTAAATAGTGCAATTTATTTTGGCTTTAGTTCTCAACAGATTATAGCATTATTAATGTTAGGATTAGTTATAATTTTATTAAAACAAATATTAATTAAATTAGATAAAGCAGTAATTTTAACAACTGCAACAACTTATTTTGGTGTTTTTTATATGGCCGGTCTATTTAGTTACTTAACTTTATTATATAATTTACAATTTGAAACTTTACAGTCTTCTGCAATCATTATATGGTTACCAATTTTAGCAACATGGGTTACTGACACAGGTGCTTATTTTATAGGTAAGAGTTTAGGGCAAAATCCTCTTGCCCCTAAGATTAGTCCTAATAAGACAATTGAAGGTGCAATTGGCGGAGTAGTTAGTAGTATTTTAATTACAATATTATTTAGTGTGTACTTAGATTTTGGTTATTTATCTGGTATAGTATTAGGGACATTAATTGGGACCTTCGCTCAACTTGGTGATTTATCTGAGTCGGCTTTTAAAAGAGATGCCCAAATTAAGGATTCAGGTAATTTAATACCTGGTCATGGAGGATTATTGGATAGAATAGATAGTTTATTATTTGTGTTACCTGTTGCTTATTATTATTTAGAATTAGTATTGAGTTAA
- the ytvI gene encoding sporulation integral membrane protein YtvI, whose translation MKTTYKLVLFFLLLILASLLFLNYVVAYLLPFVIAIIVASLIEPVVNFLQQEGKLSRGLAVAIVLIIIIILISLLLAICFSRLFVELDNLVNNLPDYQTIGNKFHWLAKQNKELSELMEEWQLSDSIKKAINSNLQKIYDRIKKMIQLVITSLLEIVKQLPRLVTILLISLIATFFISRDKKLILKTLLSPFPKYWRKKILQVQVEIISAGVGFIRAQMILISITTILSIIGLITLQSDYALVAGLAAGTLDLIPIIGPGMVYTPWIIYNLVINNLHFALGLLIIYIIVTITRQVAEAKIVGESIGVHPLATLVSMYLGVQLFGATGFFIGPALVIILKAIINTGFISLIIND comes from the coding sequence ATGAAAACTACTTATAAATTGGTCCTATTCTTTTTGCTTTTAATATTAGCTAGTCTCCTTTTTTTAAATTATGTAGTTGCATATCTATTACCTTTTGTAATTGCTATTATTGTAGCTAGTTTAATTGAACCAGTAGTTAATTTTTTACAGCAAGAGGGTAAATTATCACGTGGATTAGCTGTTGCTATTGTGTTAATAATAATTATTATTTTAATCAGTTTATTATTAGCTATTTGTTTTTCTAGATTATTTGTAGAATTAGATAATTTAGTTAATAATTTACCTGACTATCAAACTATAGGTAATAAGTTTCATTGGCTAGCTAAGCAAAACAAAGAATTGAGTGAATTGATGGAGGAATGGCAGCTTTCTGATTCAATTAAAAAAGCAATTAATAGTAATTTGCAAAAGATTTATGATAGAATTAAAAAGATGATTCAGTTAGTAATTACTTCTTTATTAGAAATTGTTAAACAGCTACCGCGCTTAGTAACGATTTTATTAATTAGTTTAATTGCTACTTTCTTTATTAGTAGAGATAAAAAATTAATTTTAAAGACTTTATTAAGTCCATTTCCTAAATACTGGCGTAAAAAAATATTGCAAGTACAAGTAGAAATTATTAGTGCTGGGGTAGGATTTATCAGAGCCCAAATGATTTTAATTTCAATTACTACTATACTTTCAATTATAGGATTAATAACTTTGCAAAGCGATTATGCTTTAGTAGCTGGTTTAGCTGCTGGAACATTAGATTTAATCCCTATTATTGGCCCTGGTATGGTTTATACACCCTGGATAATATATAATTTAGTAATTAATAATCTTCATTTTGCTTTAGGTCTATTAATTATCTACATAATAGTTACTATTACACGACAAGTAGCTGAAGCTAAAATAGTAGGAGAAAGTATAGGAGTTCATCCTTTGGCTACTTTGGTCTCAATGTATTTAGGTGTACAATTATTTGGAGCAACAGGTTTTTTTATTGGCCCAGCCTTAGTCATAATTTTAAAAGCAATAATTAATACAGGATTTATTTCACTAATTATTAATGATTAG
- a CDS encoding 1-deoxy-D-xylulose-5-phosphate reductoisomerase, translating to MKQISILGSTGSIGTQTLEVIENLDEEISVVAITANNSIDLLVQQAKKFKVDYAVIMNEEKVSQLESKLTGTTITVLSGLEGLTKVATLEQVDLVINSVVGAIGVRPTLAAIKAGKDIGLANKETLVTAGSIVTREAKKNGVKLLPIDSEHNAIFQVLNGEKSTSIKRLILTASGGPFREATASELKEVTVEDALDHPNWDMGGKITIDSATLMNKGLEVIEAHWLFDLSFDKIDVVVHPQSIVHSLVEFKDHSTIAELGLPDMKVPIQYVLTYPNRKENNLESLNLAEVRKLTFEEAKTDLFSCLEYAYQAGKVGGTMPAVLNAANEIAVSKFLSHQLKFNQIPELISKVISNHQVVYKPTLDQILQADTWARSEAQKVGDQIC from the coding sequence ATGAAACAGATATCTATTTTAGGTTCTACAGGCTCAATTGGAACGCAAACTTTAGAGGTAATAGAGAACTTAGATGAAGAAATTTCTGTAGTAGCTATAACTGCTAATAACAGTATAGATTTATTAGTTCAGCAGGCTAAAAAATTTAAAGTTGATTATGCAGTGATTATGAACGAAGAAAAAGTTAGTCAATTAGAAAGTAAGTTAACTGGTACTACAATTACTGTTTTATCTGGTTTAGAAGGTTTAACTAAAGTAGCTACTTTAGAGCAAGTTGATTTAGTAATTAATTCAGTAGTAGGTGCAATAGGTGTTAGACCTACTTTAGCAGCAATTAAAGCAGGAAAAGATATAGGTTTAGCTAATAAGGAAACATTAGTAACAGCAGGTTCTATTGTAACTAGAGAAGCTAAGAAAAATGGAGTAAAGTTGTTACCAATTGATAGTGAACATAATGCTATTTTTCAGGTCTTAAATGGTGAAAAATCAACTAGTATAAAAAGGTTAATTTTAACTGCTTCTGGAGGTCCATTTAGAGAAGCTACTGCATCAGAATTAAAAGAAGTTACAGTAGAGGATGCTTTAGATCATCCGAATTGGGATATGGGTGGTAAAATTACTATTGATTCAGCAACTTTAATGAACAAAGGATTAGAAGTCATAGAAGCCCATTGGTTATTTGATCTTAGTTTTGATAAAATAGATGTTGTAGTTCATCCACAAAGTATTGTTCATTCTTTAGTAGAGTTTAAAGATCATTCTACGATAGCTGAATTGGGATTACCTGATATGAAAGTACCAATTCAATATGTATTAACCTATCCTAATAGGAAAGAAAATAATTTAGAGAGTTTAAATTTAGCTGAAGTCAGAAAATTAACTTTTGAAGAAGCAAAGACTGATTTATTTTCTTGTTTAGAATATGCTTATCAAGCAGGTAAGGTTGGAGGAACAATGCCTGCTGTTTTAAATGCTGCTAATGAAATAGCAGTGAGTAAATTTCTAAGTCATCAACTTAAGTTTAATCAAATACCAGAGTTAATTTCTAAAGTAATCTCCAATCATCAAGTAGTTTATAAGCCTACGTTAGATCAAATTCTACAAGCAGATACTTGGGCTAGGAGTGAAGCCCAGAAAGTGGGGGATCAGATTTGTTAA